The following are from one region of the Bacteroidota bacterium genome:
- a CDS encoding bifunctional (p)ppGpp synthetase/guanosine-3',5'-bis(diphosphate) 3'-pyrophosphohydrolase: MKENLVNEGHDKKEIIKQYRALLRACQPYVRHEEIKNIRKAFDLALDAHKDMRRRSGEPYILHPLAVAQIVAREIGLGATSIICALLHDTVEDTEITLTDIEKLFGKKVAVIIDGLTKISGVFDQTTSIQAENFRKMLVTLSDDVRVILIKLADRLHNMRTLGSMPHDKQLKICSETSYLYAPLAHRLGLYSIKTEMDDLVLKYTEPEVYKSIVKKLQQTKKDRDKFIADFISPIDKALAANGITNYEVKGRPKSIFSIWRKMKKQNIPFEQVYDLFAIRIILDSPPDKEKADCWNVYSLVTDSYKPNTDRLRDWISTPKANGYESLHVTVMSATGRWVEVQIRSQRMDEVAEKGYAAHWKYKESSNESAVDAWINHIREMLENADSDALDFVDDFKLNLFTEEIFVFTPQGELRTLPAGSTVIDFAYDIHSDLGGKCIGGKINYKLVPLNHKIHSGDQVEILTSTKQKPKEDWLEFAQTARAKATIKQQLREDKRLKSDDGKEILERKLKNAKIDIDKINTTKMLAYFKLSSMADFYYQLANEKIDFADVKDYLLNKSAELDKITESKIENKKFDKLLTKKRGSDKSILIGKDLDNLEYKLSPCCNPIPGDAVYGFMTINEGVKIHRVTCPNTKDLMSNFAYRIVQARWNNQHEITFLAGIRIQGADDVGVVSAITNIISSELKVNMRSISIEGEDGLFNGVIMLFVHNTEHLKRLIAKLKEIPGMLAVVRIDQDKFHSMRQDLKTHAKS, translated from the coding sequence ATTAAAGAAAACCTTGTAAACGAAGGGCACGATAAGAAAGAAATTATCAAACAATACCGTGCATTGTTGCGTGCATGCCAGCCATACGTTAGGCATGAAGAAATAAAAAACATTCGCAAGGCCTTTGACTTAGCGTTAGATGCACACAAGGACATGCGCAGGCGCAGTGGCGAGCCATACATTTTACATCCCCTTGCGGTTGCACAAATTGTAGCACGCGAAATTGGATTGGGAGCAACCTCCATCATATGCGCATTGCTGCATGATACTGTAGAAGATACCGAAATTACACTTACCGACATTGAAAAGCTTTTTGGCAAAAAGGTGGCGGTGATTATTGATGGCTTGACAAAAATTAGTGGTGTGTTTGATCAAACCACTTCCATACAGGCAGAAAATTTTCGTAAGATGCTTGTTACCTTAAGCGATGATGTGCGTGTGATATTGATAAAACTTGCCGATCGCTTGCACAACATGCGAACCCTAGGAAGCATGCCACACGACAAGCAATTGAAAATTTGTAGCGAAACATCCTATCTGTATGCACCACTTGCTCACCGCCTGGGTTTATATTCTATTAAAACAGAGATGGATGATCTGGTTTTGAAATACACCGAACCTGAAGTTTACAAATCCATTGTTAAAAAATTACAGCAAACCAAGAAAGACCGTGATAAGTTTATTGCCGATTTTATTAGTCCTATTGATAAAGCTTTAGCTGCAAACGGCATTACAAATTACGAAGTGAAAGGAAGGCCCAAATCGATATTTTCTATTTGGCGCAAAATGAAAAAACAAAACATTCCTTTCGAACAAGTCTATGACTTGTTCGCTATACGTATCATTCTTGATTCGCCACCTGACAAAGAAAAAGCAGATTGTTGGAATGTGTATTCGTTGGTCACAGACTCGTATAAGCCAAACACCGATCGTTTGCGCGATTGGATAAGTACTCCAAAAGCAAATGGCTACGAATCGCTACATGTAACCGTAATGAGTGCAACAGGACGGTGGGTAGAAGTTCAGATACGCTCGCAACGCATGGATGAAGTTGCAGAAAAAGGATATGCTGCACACTGGAAATATAAAGAGTCGAGCAACGAGAGCGCGGTAGATGCGTGGATAAATCACATACGCGAAATGCTTGAAAATGCAGATTCAGATGCGCTTGATTTTGTTGATGATTTTAAACTCAACTTATTTACAGAAGAAATCTTTGTATTTACACCTCAAGGCGAACTGCGTACCTTGCCTGCAGGTAGCACCGTAATCGACTTTGCTTACGATATACACAGCGACCTTGGAGGAAAATGTATTGGTGGAAAAATAAATTACAAACTGGTACCGCTCAATCATAAAATACATAGTGGCGATCAGGTAGAAATACTTACTTCGACAAAGCAAAAGCCTAAAGAAGACTGGCTTGAGTTTGCTCAAACCGCACGTGCTAAGGCAACAATAAAGCAACAACTGCGCGAAGATAAACGACTAAAAAGTGATGATGGAAAAGAAATTCTTGAACGTAAACTAAAGAATGCGAAAATTGATATTGATAAAATAAATACAACCAAAATGCTTGCTTATTTTAAGCTGAGCAGCATGGCCGACTTTTACTATCAACTAGCCAATGAGAAAATAGATTTTGCTGATGTAAAAGATTACTTATTAAATAAATCAGCAGAGCTTGATAAGATTACAGAAAGCAAAATTGAAAACAAGAAATTTGATAAGCTGCTAACCAAAAAACGTGGCAGTGATAAATCGATACTTATCGGAAAAGATCTTGACAACCTCGAATATAAACTGTCACCCTGTTGTAATCCAATTCCCGGTGATGCAGTTTATGGATTTATGACGATTAACGAAGGCGTAAAAATTCATCGGGTAACCTGCCCGAATACAAAAGACCTCATGAGCAACTTTGCCTATCGAATTGTGCAGGCACGGTGGAACAATCAGCATGAAATAACTTTTCTTGCAGGTATACGCATACAAGGTGCAGATGATGTAGGCGTAGTGAGTGCTATTACAAACATTATATCGAGCGAGCTAAAGGTAAATATGCGCTCTATCAGCATCGAAGGTGAAGATGGGCTGTTTAATGGGGTCATCATGCTTTTTGTTCACAATACCGAACATCTCAAACGCCTCATTGCCAAGCTCAAAGAAATTCCGGGAATGTTGGCGGTAGTGCGTATTGATCAGGACAAATTCCACTCGATGCGGCAGGATTTAAAAACACATGCCAAGAGTTAG